From Anopheles coluzzii chromosome 3, AcolN3, whole genome shotgun sequence, the proteins below share one genomic window:
- the LOC120959298 gene encoding fibrinogen-like protein A, translating to MYGHQMFLCFVFVLIVTRAHSADINDTDVFEELIGKLEHIQYKLIEMEFAMKEDRESIDQKLSGAISQLVQTIGYNLTTLQAQSNKIISQQAVCANHEQMRKEIEAIGSNQDQLPARSDSILWKRPIRSCKDESAKQSGKYLLQPTENGELFLGYCEQVSFGGGWLVIQHRYNGMEDFDRNWTDYRNGFGSIGGEFWLGLERLHLVTSARKHELLVELKDFSGEYKYARYNATEIGSELEQYPLMLGSYIGTAGDSLNYHNNMKFTTMDRDNDNKKDVNCARPDRGGWWFNECYTANLNGRYSNTDDGNAIHWYYYNSAFIGLAYSRMLIRET from the coding sequence ATGTACGGTCATCAAATGttcttgtgttttgtgtttgtgttgataGTGACAAGAGCTCACAGTGCGGACATCAATGACACCGACGTGTTTGAAGAGTTGATCGGCAAGCTAGAACATATCCAGTACAAGTTAATTGAGATGGAGTTCGCTATGAAGGAGGATCGAGAAAGTATTGACCAGAAACTATCTGGCGCGATCAGTCAGCTGGTCCAAACGATTGGCTACAATCTGACCACACTGCAGGCTCAATCGAATAAAATTATTTCGCAGCAGGCTGTCTGCGCCAACCACGAACAGATGCGGAAAGAGATCGAAGCGATCGGATCCAATCAAGATCAGCTACCGGCCAGGTCAGACTCTATTTTGTGGAAAAGACCCATTCGTTCGTGCAAAGATGAGTCAGCGAAGCAATCGGGAAAGTACCTGTTACAGCCTACCGAAAATGGTGAGCTATTTCTAGGATACTGTGAGCAGGTTAGTTTCGGAGGAGGTTGGTTAGTAATCCAGCATCGGTACAACGGAATGGAAGACTTTGATCGTAACTGGACAGACTATCGAAACGGATTCGGTAGCATTGGTGGAGAGTTCTGGCTTGGGCTCGAGCGTTTGCATCTGGTGACTTCAGCACGAAAACACGAGCTTTTGGTGGAGTTAAAAGATTTCTCCGGAGAGTACAAGTACGCAAGGTATAATGCGACCGAGATCGGCAGTGAGCTGGAGCAATATCCGTTAATGCTAGGTTCGTATATAGGAACGGCAGGAGACTCATTAAATTATCATAACAACATGAAGTTTACCACGATGGATCGAGACAATGATAACAAAAAGGATGTGAACTGTGCTAGACCTGATCGTGGAGGATGGTGGTTTAACGAGTGTTATACGGCAAATCTTAATGGACGTTACAGTAATACTGACGATGGTAATGCAATACATTGGTACTATTACAATTCTGCTTTTATTGGTTTAGCATACTCAAGGATGTTAATTCGTGAGACTTAA